A segment of the Populus alba chromosome 9, ASM523922v2, whole genome shotgun sequence genome:
ACTACGGCTTGCTTCAGCACATGCAGGTCCTCAAGCCCTTTCCTGCTCGTGACCGCGATCTTTGCCGCTTCCATGCTGATGATTATGTCTCTTTCCTCCGCAGCATCACCCCTGAGACCCAGCAGGACCAGCTCAGGCAGCTCAAGCGCTTTAACGTTGGCGAAGATTGTCCTGTCTTTGATGGCCTCTACTCCTTCTGCCAGACTTACGCTGGTGGCTCTGTTGGGGGTGCCGTCAAGTTAAATCACAACCTCTGTGACATTGCTGTCAATTGGGCTGGTGGCCTCCATCATGCTAAGAAGTGTGAAGCTTCTGGTTTTTGCTATGTTAATGACATCGTGCTTGCAATCTTGGAGCTTCTTAAAGTGCATGAGGTTTTTTACTTTCCCTCTCTGGCTATGGACGCTAACATAGTTTCTCAATGTCACCTTGAAATATGCCCACCTTTTTTGGGAAACCCTGGTCTAACTCAATGCCTTCTAATCACTACTTCAAAATTGTACACcaactattatattattattttttcttttaggtttTCAGGTCTCATCTTATCTTGTGATTTTTCTTTCCCATGCCTTTGCAGCGTGTTCTGTATGTGGATATTGACATTCACCATGGTGATGGTGTGGAGGAAGCATTTTACACCACTGATAGAGTCATGACTGTTTCATTCCATAAATTTGGAGATTACTTTCCCGGCACAGGAGATATACGTGACATTGGattttcaaaaggaaaatactACTCTCTCAATGTTCCATTGGATGATGGAATTGACGATGAGAGCTATCATTTCTTGTTTAAACCACTAATTGGAAAAGTAATGGAAGTTTTTAAACCGGGTGCTGTGGTTCTCCAATGTGGTGCTGACTCATTATCTGGGGATAGATTAGGATGCTTCAATCTTTCTATCAAGGGCCATGCAGAGTGTGTTAAATTTATGAGATCTTTCAATGTGCCATTATTGCTGTTGGGTGGTGGTGGCTACACCATTCGAAATGTTGCTCGCTGCTGGTGCTACGAGGCATGATTTTCTTTTGCTAAATGATTCTTTAGTTTTTGCATTTGAAATGTCTCTTTATCATTTACTTGTGAATTTGATTTGAAGTAATTGTTTAATATCTTTGTTTAACCTACCACTCTGATGTTGCTGTGTCTAATATATGGCAGACTGGAGTTGCACTTGGAATTGAAGTTGATGATAAGATGCCACAGCATGAGTATTATGAGTACTTTGGTCCAGATTATACTCTTCATGTTGCCCCTAGCAACATGGAAAATAAGAATTCCCACCAGTTACTCGAGGAAATACGGTCTAAGCTCCTTGATAATCTTTCAAGGCTTCAGCATGCACCGAGTGTCCAATTTCAGGAAAGACCACCTGATACTGAGCTTCCGGAGGTATcctttgcttattttttattaagatgaAATAGGTGACATTGACTCTAATTGTTCTCCGAAGTCACAACTAAGATCTTATAGTTTAACCACCTGGGCTTAccgtttaagcttttttttcttgctaattCACAATAGTCGAGGATTAACTTGTTTTATAGTTGACAAGTAGAATTGTGTCTGCTAATTGATACTAAACGATATGTCTCGTATTTATTGAGATTTCTCAGGCAGAAGAAGATCAGGATGATGCAGATGAGAGATGGGATCCAGATTCTGATATGGATGTTGATGATGAACGGTACTTTTTTTTCCACAACAAAAAAGGAGGTGAAAGAAGTTTTTCCTAATTATTGTATTCTGCTGTTTactaatttatctttatacaCAGAAAGCCATTACCAGGCAgagtgaagagagaaatagtTGAAGCTGAGCCAAAGGAGTTGGTATGTTGAACTACAACTCACCTTTgtcttttcattgttttaaattcATGGTGTTGGCCCATAAATGGTCTTTTCCTGATTACTCATGTACTATCTTAATCTAAAACCTTAATAagataactgttttttttttttttttttatcttccccTTATGTTCTGAAAAGGGGAAAAGAATTTTGACTGTTAATTCTTGAGAAATTAACCTAGTTGAATTTGGCAGCTAGAAGTTGGGTCATCTGCTTTCTATAATCAATGATAATGCTACTGCTGATCCCAACTGTATAAA
Coding sequences within it:
- the LOC118032313 gene encoding histone deacetylase 19 isoform X3 encodes the protein MLSLPTTACFSTCSITPETQQDQLRQLKRFNVGEDCPVFDGLYSFCQTYAGGSVGGAVKLNHNLCDIAVNWAGGLHHAKKCEASGFCYVNDIVLAILELLKVHERVLYVDIDIHHGDGVEEAFYTTDRVMTVSFHKFGDYFPGTGDIRDIGFSKGKYYSLNVPLDDGIDDESYHFLFKPLIGKVMEVFKPGAVVLQCGADSLSGDRLGCFNLSIKGHAECVKFMRSFNVPLLLLGGGGYTIRNVARCWCYETGVALGIEVDDKMPQHEYYEYFGPDYTLHVAPSNMENKNSHQLLEEIRSKLLDNLSRLQHAPSVQFQERPPDTELPEISQAEEDQDDADERWDPDSDMDVDDERKPLPGRVKREIVEAEPKELEGQKGSSEHARGFDSAIDENASGKALDAGPMQIDEPGVRVEQENVNKHSDQLYSK
- the LOC118032313 gene encoding histone deacetylase 19 isoform X2 gives rise to the protein MDTGGNSLASAAPDGVKRKVCYFYDPEVGNYYYGQGHPMKPHRIRMTHALLAHYGLLQHMQVLKPFPARDRDLCRFHADDYVSFLRSITPETQQDQLRQLKRFNVGEDCPVFDGLYSFCQTYAGGSVGGAVKLNHNLCDIAVNWAGGLHHAKKCEASGFCYVNDIVLAILELLKVHERVLYVDIDIHHGDGVEEAFYTTDRVMTVSFHKFGDYFPGTGDIRDIGFSKGKYYSLNVPLDDGIDDESYHFLFKPLIGKVMEVFKPGAVVLQCGADSLSGDRLGCFNLSIKGHAECVKFMRSFNVPLLLLGGGGYTIRNVARCWCYETGVALGIEVDDKMPQHEYYEYFGPDYTLHVAPSNMENKNSHQLLEEIRSKLLDNLSRLQHAPSVQFQERPPDTELPEAEEDQDDADERWDPDSDMDVDDERKPLPGRVKREIVEAEPKELEGQKGSSEHARGFDSAIDENASGKALDAGPMQIDEPGVRVEQENVNKHSDQLYSK
- the LOC118032313 gene encoding histone deacetylase 19 isoform X1, giving the protein MDTGGNSLASAAPDGVKRKVCYFYDPEVGNYYYGQGHPMKPHRIRMTHALLAHYGLLQHMQVLKPFPARDRDLCRFHADDYVSFLRSITPETQQDQLRQLKRFNVGEDCPVFDGLYSFCQTYAGGSVGGAVKLNHNLCDIAVNWAGGLHHAKKCEASGFCYVNDIVLAILELLKVHERVLYVDIDIHHGDGVEEAFYTTDRVMTVSFHKFGDYFPGTGDIRDIGFSKGKYYSLNVPLDDGIDDESYHFLFKPLIGKVMEVFKPGAVVLQCGADSLSGDRLGCFNLSIKGHAECVKFMRSFNVPLLLLGGGGYTIRNVARCWCYETGVALGIEVDDKMPQHEYYEYFGPDYTLHVAPSNMENKNSHQLLEEIRSKLLDNLSRLQHAPSVQFQERPPDTELPEISQAEEDQDDADERWDPDSDMDVDDERKPLPGRVKREIVEAEPKELEGQKGSSEHARGFDSAIDENASGKALDAGPMQIDEPGVRVEQENVNKHSDQLYSK